From Desmodus rotundus isolate HL8 chromosome 12, HLdesRot8A.1, whole genome shotgun sequence, one genomic window encodes:
- the LOC112314087 gene encoding large ribosomal subunit protein eL39-like has protein sequence MSSHKTFRIKRFLAKKQKQNRPIPQWIWMKTGDKIRYNSKRRHWRRTKLGL, from the coding sequence ATGTCTTCTCACAAGACTTTCAGGATCAAGAGGTTCCTCgccaagaaacaaaagcagaatcGGCCCATTCCCCAATGGATTTGGATGAAAACTGGTGATAAAATCAGGTACAACTCCAAGAGGAGACATTGGAGAAGAACCAAACTGGGTCTATAA